Within the Ochrobactrum sp. Marseille-Q0166 genome, the region CGCCTGCGCCAAGGCCAAGGCTTGCATCGGCTTCTGCACCGGCATAGGTGCCAGCAAGTGCGCCCGGCTCAACAGTTGTCGTTGCCGCCAGAACAGTCCAGGTCATCTGGCCGCCCGTGGTTTCGCCCAGTTCCAGACCATATTGATCAATCGATCCGTTATACTGCTGCGAGAGGCCATTGCCATTGGAAAGCGTGCAGCTGACCTTCTGCTTCTGCTCGATGATCAGGCCAATACCAGCCGACACATCGCAGGAAAGCACACCAACTTCCGCGCTGACCTGTGCCGAGCCAGAAGTGGTTGTTGCCAGAAGAACAGAAACACCAAGCGCCCAAATTGCCTTTTTCATCATGACCCCTTTTCCAAATCACATTGCGCAGTTTTCTGAGGAACAGACTATTCGTAAGCGATCAATAATAAAAATAGAAATTAAAAATATGCTTTACTTCGGCCTTGTTCAGCGTAAGAAAAATTAAAAAACAAAAGGCCGCACTGCGAAAAAAATTCATAGCGCGGCCTTGATC harbors:
- a CDS encoding DUF992 domain-containing protein is translated as MMKKAIWALGVSVLLATTTSGSAQVSAEVGVLSCDVSAGIGLIIEQKQKVSCTLSNGNGLSQQYNGSIDQYGLELGETTGGQMTWTVLAATTTVEPGALAGTYAGAEADASLGLGAGVQVLVGGTGQAFTLQPLAVDTEKGTALSAGVETLTLEFVQP